Proteins encoded within one genomic window of Nonomuraea gerenzanensis:
- a CDS encoding geranylgeranyl reductase family protein: protein MTVPAARQADADVIVVGAGPAGSATAFYLAQAGLDVLLLEKTRFPREKVCGDGLTPRAVKQLQNMGVDIDAPGWIRNKGLRVVGGGLRFELDWPQLERFPDFGLVRTRQDFDQIVAANAVKNGVRLMEGVTVTGPVLDDRSGHIVGVTTKDGREFRSRVVVAADGNSTRLALGMGLHKREDRPMGVAVRTYFQSPRHDDDYLETWLELWDGDTLLPGYGWVFGVGDGTANVGLGLLNTSSQFGNIDYRDLLRRWCRSMPQEWGFTEENMTGPIRGAALPMAFNRQPHYTRGLLLVGDSGGSINPFNGEGIAYAMETGEIAAEIIAKALKDTTPAQRERILRTYPQTLKDAYGGYFTLGRLFVEAIGKPGVMSFGTRHGLPHPRLMRFALKLLGNLTDRRGDASDMIINALSKVAPSA, encoded by the coding sequence GTGACCGTGCCAGCAGCCAGACAGGCTGACGCAGACGTCATCGTCGTCGGCGCCGGTCCAGCCGGCTCCGCAACCGCCTTTTACCTCGCTCAGGCCGGGCTCGACGTGTTGCTCCTGGAGAAGACCAGGTTTCCTCGCGAGAAGGTCTGCGGCGACGGCCTGACCCCCCGTGCGGTCAAGCAGCTGCAGAACATGGGCGTCGACATCGACGCGCCCGGCTGGATCAGGAACAAGGGCCTGCGTGTCGTCGGCGGCGGCCTGCGCTTCGAGCTCGACTGGCCGCAGCTCGAGCGCTTCCCCGACTTCGGCCTCGTCCGCACCCGCCAGGACTTCGACCAGATCGTCGCCGCCAACGCGGTCAAGAACGGCGTGCGCCTCATGGAGGGCGTCACCGTCACCGGCCCCGTGCTCGACGACCGCAGCGGCCACATCGTCGGCGTGACCACCAAGGACGGCCGCGAGTTCCGCAGCCGCGTGGTCGTGGCGGCCGACGGCAACAGCACCCGCCTGGCCCTGGGCATGGGCCTGCACAAGCGGGAGGACCGCCCGATGGGCGTGGCCGTGCGGACGTACTTCCAGAGCCCGCGCCACGACGACGACTACCTCGAGACCTGGCTGGAGCTGTGGGACGGCGACACGCTGCTGCCCGGCTACGGCTGGGTGTTCGGCGTCGGCGACGGCACCGCCAACGTCGGGCTCGGCCTGCTCAACACCAGCTCACAGTTCGGCAACATCGACTACCGCGACCTGCTGCGCCGCTGGTGCCGGTCGATGCCGCAGGAGTGGGGCTTCACCGAGGAGAACATGACGGGCCCGATCCGCGGCGCCGCGCTCCCGATGGCCTTCAACAGGCAGCCCCACTACACCCGCGGCCTGCTGCTCGTCGGGGACTCCGGCGGATCGATCAACCCGTTCAACGGCGAGGGCATCGCCTACGCCATGGAGACCGGGGAGATCGCCGCCGAGATCATCGCCAAGGCCCTCAAGGACACCACCCCCGCGCAACGCGAGCGGATCCTGCGGACCTATCCTCAGACGCTGAAGGACGCCTACGGCGGATATTTCACGCTCGGGAGGTTGTTCGTCGAGGCGATTGGGAAGCCGGGTGTGATGAGCTTCGGCACCAGGCACGGGCTCCCGCACCCGAGGCTGATGCGCTTCGCGCTCAAACTCCTTGGTAATCTCACCGACCGGCGAGGCGATGCGTCAGACATGATCATCAACGCACTCTCAAAGGTCGCGCCATCAGCATGA
- a CDS encoding NADH-quinone oxidoreductase subunit A — MDLYVPILVLAVLAGGFAIFSVAIAPFTGPKRWNRAKLDAYECGIEPTPQPVGGGRFPLKYMITAMLFIVFDIEIIFLYPWAVSFAPQTDDLGRVLSSGLGLFALVEMLLFIVTVLVAYAYVWRRKGLDWD; from the coding sequence ATGGACCTTTACGTGCCCATCCTGGTGCTCGCCGTTCTCGCGGGGGGCTTCGCGATCTTCTCGGTCGCCATCGCTCCCTTCACCGGTCCCAAGCGCTGGAACCGCGCCAAGCTCGACGCCTACGAATGCGGCATCGAGCCCACGCCCCAGCCTGTCGGTGGTGGACGGTTCCCACTCAAATACATGATCACGGCGATGCTCTTCATCGTCTTCGACATCGAGATCATCTTCCTATACCCGTGGGCCGTCTCGTTCGCTCCGCAGACGGACGACCTCGGCCGCGTGCTCTCCTCGGGCCTTGGCCTGTTCGCGCTCGTCGAGATGCTGCTGTTCATCGTCACCGTGCTCGTCGCCTACGCGTACGTGTGGCGCCGCAAGGGTCTGGACTGGGACTGA
- a CDS encoding NuoB/complex I 20 kDa subunit family protein, producing the protein MGLEEKLPSGFILSTVEAAAGWARKNSVWPATFGLACCAIELMATGGPHYDLARFGMERASASPRQADLMIVAGRVSQKMAPVLRQIYDQMAEPKWVISMGVCASSGGMFNNYAIVQGVDHVVPVDIYLPGCPPRPEMLIDAIVKLHDKIQNMKFGAHRAKQIEELELQALRTLPLIDQGAPK; encoded by the coding sequence ATGGGACTTGAAGAAAAACTCCCCAGCGGGTTCATCCTCAGCACGGTCGAAGCGGCCGCGGGGTGGGCGCGAAAGAACTCCGTGTGGCCGGCCACGTTCGGCCTCGCGTGTTGCGCCATCGAGCTGATGGCCACCGGTGGCCCCCACTACGACCTGGCGCGCTTCGGTATGGAGCGCGCTTCGGCGTCTCCCCGGCAGGCCGACCTCATGATCGTGGCCGGCCGCGTGTCGCAGAAGATGGCGCCCGTCCTGCGCCAGATCTACGACCAGATGGCCGAGCCCAAGTGGGTCATCTCCATGGGCGTGTGCGCCTCCAGCGGCGGCATGTTCAACAACTACGCCATCGTGCAGGGCGTCGACCACGTCGTCCCGGTGGACATCTACCTGCCGGGCTGCCCGCCGCGGCCCGAGATGCTCATCGACGCGATCGTGAAGCTGCACGACAAGATCCAGAACATGAAGTTCGGCGCGCACCGCGCCAAGCAGATCGAGGAGCTCGAGCTGCAGGCGCTGCGCACGCTGCCGCTGATCGACCAGGGGGCCCCGAAGTGA
- a CDS encoding NADH-quinone oxidoreductase subunit C: protein MTSPDNLPEVPDAEVPQVPAAQEPPVARRGMFGAHDSGDTSGYGGLVVRRAPQLSTPRPYGGYFDEIVDSLAMDDAIERVVVDRGELTLHVKRERLVEVAQKLRDDPALRFELSTGVSGVHYPHLAGEELHAVYHLVSITHNRRVRVEVSAPDSDPHIPSTVSVYPGHDWHERETYDFFGIIFDGHPALTRIMMPDDWDGHPQRKDYPLGGIPVEYRGATIPSPDHRRSYS, encoded by the coding sequence GTGACCTCGCCCGACAACCTGCCCGAGGTCCCGGACGCGGAGGTTCCCCAGGTTCCCGCGGCCCAGGAGCCGCCGGTCGCCCGCAGGGGCATGTTCGGCGCGCACGACAGCGGCGACACCTCCGGCTACGGCGGTCTCGTCGTGCGCCGGGCGCCGCAGCTCTCCACGCCCCGCCCGTACGGCGGCTACTTCGACGAGATCGTCGACAGCCTGGCGATGGACGACGCCATCGAGCGCGTGGTCGTCGACCGCGGCGAGCTGACCCTGCACGTCAAGCGGGAGCGCCTGGTCGAGGTCGCCCAGAAGCTGCGCGACGACCCCGCGCTGCGCTTCGAGCTGTCGACCGGCGTGTCCGGGGTGCACTACCCGCACCTGGCGGGCGAGGAGCTGCACGCCGTCTACCACCTGGTCTCGATCACCCACAACAGGCGCGTGCGCGTGGAGGTGAGCGCGCCGGACTCCGACCCGCACATCCCATCCACGGTCAGCGTTTACCCTGGTCACGACTGGCACGAGCGCGAGACGTACGACTTCTTCGGGATCATCTTCGACGGTCACCCCGCGCTCACCCGGATCATGATGCCGGACGACTGGGACGGCCACCCGCAGCGGAAGGACTACCCGCTGGGCGGCATCCCGGTCGAGTACCGCGGCGCCACGATCCCCTCGCCTGACCACAGAAGGAGCTACTCATGA
- a CDS encoding NADH-quinone oxidoreductase subunit D, protein MSTAYDEATEGKVYSVNGADWDQVVSGVRDSEEERLVVNMGPQHPSTHGVLRLVLTLDGETVTEARGVIGYLHTGIEKNMEYRTWTQGTTFVTRMDYLSPIFNETAYCLGVEKLLGITDRVPERAQAIRVMMMELNRIASHLVAMGTFGMELGATTPFLFGYRDREMIMDLFEYITGLRMNHAYIRPGGVSVDLPAGAVDKVGEFLKEMPKRIKDIRKLLDENPVYVRRTRDVAYLDLTGCMALGVTGPILRAAGLPWDLRKSQPYCGYETYEFDVATERGCDVYSRYLVRMREMEESLKIIEQALDRIAGPLKGDPVMIEDKKIGWPAQLALGPDGFGNSPDHIAHIMGTSMEALIHHFKLVTEGFRVPAGQAYASIESPKGELGAHVVSDGGTRPYRVHFREPSFCNLQSFPAMAEGGQVADVIAAVASIDPVMGGVDR, encoded by the coding sequence ATGAGCACCGCTTATGACGAGGCGACCGAGGGCAAGGTCTATTCGGTCAACGGCGCTGACTGGGACCAGGTCGTCAGCGGCGTGCGCGACTCCGAGGAGGAGCGCCTCGTCGTCAACATGGGCCCGCAGCACCCGTCCACGCACGGCGTGCTCCGGCTGGTGCTGACGCTCGACGGCGAGACGGTGACCGAGGCGCGCGGCGTCATCGGCTACCTGCACACCGGCATCGAGAAGAACATGGAGTACCGGACGTGGACCCAGGGGACCACGTTCGTGACCCGCATGGACTACCTCTCGCCGATCTTCAACGAGACCGCCTACTGCCTCGGCGTGGAGAAGCTGCTCGGCATCACCGACCGCGTGCCCGAGCGGGCGCAGGCCATCCGCGTGATGATGATGGAGCTCAACCGCATCGCCTCGCACCTGGTGGCGATGGGCACGTTCGGCATGGAGCTGGGCGCCACCACGCCGTTCCTGTTCGGGTACCGCGATCGTGAAATGATCATGGACCTGTTCGAGTACATCACCGGCCTGCGCATGAACCACGCCTACATCCGCCCCGGCGGCGTGAGCGTGGACCTGCCCGCCGGCGCGGTCGACAAGGTGGGCGAGTTCCTCAAGGAGATGCCCAAGCGGATCAAGGACATCCGCAAGCTGCTCGACGAGAACCCCGTCTACGTGCGCCGCACCAGGGACGTGGCCTACCTCGACCTGACCGGCTGCATGGCCCTCGGCGTCACCGGGCCGATCCTGCGCGCCGCCGGCCTCCCGTGGGACCTGCGCAAGTCGCAGCCCTACTGCGGTTACGAGACCTACGAGTTCGACGTCGCCACCGAGCGCGGCTGCGACGTGTACTCGCGCTACCTCGTCCGCATGAGGGAGATGGAGGAGTCCCTCAAGATCATCGAGCAGGCGCTGGACCGCATCGCCGGTCCGCTCAAGGGCGACCCTGTCATGATCGAGGACAAGAAGATCGGCTGGCCCGCGCAGCTCGCGCTCGGCCCCGACGGGTTCGGCAACTCGCCCGACCACATCGCGCACATCATGGGCACCTCCATGGAGGCCCTCATCCACCACTTCAAGCTGGTGACCGAGGGCTTCAGGGTGCCGGCGGGGCAGGCGTACGCCAGCATCGAGTCGCCCAAGGGCGAGCTCGGCGCCCACGTGGTCAGCGACGGCGGCACCCGGCCGTACCGCGTGCACTTCCGCGAGCCGTCCTTCTGCAACCTGCAGAGCTTCCCCGCCATGGCGGAGGGCGGCCAGGTCGCCGACGTGATCGCCGCGGTGGCTTCTATCGACCCCGTCATGGGAGGTGTGGACCGGTGA
- the nuoE gene encoding NADH-quinone oxidoreductase subunit NuoE, protein MTYSPEIRERLERDAKEIIGRYPKTRSALLPLLHLVQSEDGYVSDDGQEFCAEMLGLSKAEVTGVATFYTMYKRKPAGEYHVGVCINALCAVMGGDQIWEELSEHVGVGHEEATADGKISLERLECNAACDFAPVMMVNWEFFDNQTPESAKQLVDDLRDGKDVAPTRGPKKLCTFKQASRVLSGLPDDLAGEGPSAAGASLEGLKVAKAKGWKAPEA, encoded by the coding sequence GTGACTTACTCACCGGAGATCCGTGAGCGTCTGGAGCGGGACGCCAAGGAGATCATCGGGCGTTACCCGAAGACGCGCTCCGCTCTGCTGCCGCTGCTCCACCTCGTGCAGTCGGAGGACGGCTACGTCTCCGACGACGGCCAGGAGTTCTGCGCGGAGATGCTCGGCCTCAGCAAGGCCGAGGTCACGGGCGTGGCCACCTTCTACACCATGTACAAGCGCAAGCCCGCCGGCGAGTACCACGTCGGCGTGTGCATCAACGCGCTGTGCGCGGTCATGGGCGGCGACCAGATCTGGGAGGAGCTCTCCGAGCACGTCGGCGTCGGTCACGAAGAGGCGACCGCCGACGGCAAGATCTCGCTGGAGCGCCTGGAGTGCAACGCGGCCTGCGACTTCGCGCCCGTCATGATGGTCAACTGGGAGTTCTTCGACAACCAGACCCCCGAGTCGGCCAAGCAGCTCGTGGACGACCTGCGTGACGGCAAGGACGTGGCACCCACGCGCGGCCCCAAGAAGCTGTGCACCTTCAAGCAGGCCTCGCGCGTGCTCTCCGGCCTGCCGGACGACCTCGCGGGCGAGGGCCCGTCGGCCGCCGGCGCCTCGCTGGAGGGCCTGAAGGTCGCCAAGGCCAAGGGATGGAAGGCACCGGAGGCATGA
- the nuoF gene encoding NADH-quinone oxidoreductase subunit NuoF: MSTTLTPVLTANWDQPNSFTLGAYGEYEAAKKALGMDPDAVIQAVKDSGLRGRGGAGFPTGMKWGFIPQGDGKPHYLVVNADESEPGTCKDIPLMMANPHALVEGIIITSYAIRANHAFIYVRGEVLHVIRRLHAAVREAYEKGYLGTDILGSGYDLELVVHSGAGAYICGEETALLDSLEGFRGQPRLKPPFPAVAGLYASPTVVNNVESIASVPSIIANGAEWFAGMGTEKSKGFGIFSLSGHVTRPGQYEAPLGITLRELLDMAGGVREGHQIKFWTPGGSSTPIFTDEHLDVPLDFEAVGAKGSMLGTRALQIFDETTCVVRTVLRWTEFYAHESCGKCTPCREGTYWLKQVLKRLEKGQGTEEDLSTITDIADNILGRSFCALGDGATSPIHSSVKYFREEYLKHFEIGGCPFDPKKSTLWGEQ, encoded by the coding sequence ATGAGCACGACTTTGACACCGGTCCTGACCGCGAACTGGGACCAGCCCAACTCCTTCACCCTCGGCGCCTACGGAGAGTACGAGGCGGCGAAGAAGGCCCTGGGCATGGACCCCGACGCGGTCATCCAGGCCGTCAAGGACTCGGGCCTGCGCGGCCGCGGCGGCGCGGGCTTCCCCACCGGCATGAAGTGGGGCTTCATCCCGCAGGGCGACGGCAAGCCGCACTACCTCGTCGTCAACGCCGACGAGTCGGAGCCGGGCACCTGCAAGGACATCCCGCTGATGATGGCCAACCCGCACGCGCTGGTCGAGGGCATCATCATCACCTCGTACGCGATCCGGGCCAACCACGCCTTCATCTACGTGCGCGGCGAGGTGCTGCACGTCATCCGGCGGCTGCACGCGGCCGTGCGCGAGGCGTACGAGAAGGGCTACCTCGGCACCGACATCCTCGGCTCCGGCTACGACCTGGAGCTCGTCGTGCACAGCGGCGCGGGCGCCTACATCTGTGGCGAGGAGACGGCGCTGCTGGACTCGCTGGAAGGCTTCAGAGGTCAACCGCGGCTCAAGCCCCCGTTCCCGGCCGTGGCGGGCCTGTACGCCTCGCCTACTGTCGTGAACAACGTCGAGTCGATCGCGTCTGTTCCCTCGATCATCGCCAACGGCGCCGAGTGGTTCGCCGGGATGGGCACCGAGAAGTCCAAGGGCTTCGGCATCTTCTCCCTCAGCGGCCACGTCACCAGGCCCGGCCAGTACGAGGCCCCGCTCGGCATCACGCTGCGCGAGCTGCTCGACATGGCCGGCGGCGTCCGCGAGGGGCACCAGATCAAGTTCTGGACCCCGGGCGGCTCCTCCACGCCGATCTTCACCGACGAGCACCTCGACGTGCCGCTCGACTTCGAGGCGGTCGGCGCCAAGGGCTCCATGCTCGGCACCCGCGCGCTGCAGATCTTCGACGAGACCACCTGCGTGGTCCGCACGGTGCTGCGCTGGACCGAGTTCTACGCCCACGAGTCCTGCGGCAAGTGCACGCCCTGCCGCGAGGGCACGTACTGGCTCAAGCAGGTGCTCAAGCGCCTGGAGAAGGGCCAGGGCACCGAGGAGGACCTCTCCACGATCACCGACATCGCGGACAACATCCTGGGCCGCTCGTTCTGCGCGCTGGGTGACGGCGCCACGAGCCCGATCCACTCCTCGGTGAAGTACTTCCGCGAGGAGTACCTCAAGCACTTCGAGATCGGCGGTTGTCCGTTCGACCCGAAGAAGTCCACTCTCTGGGGTGAGCAGTGA
- a CDS encoding NADH-quinone oxidoreductase subunit G produces the protein MNLVTLTIDGFQVSVPKGTLIIRAAELLGIQIPRFCDHPLLDPAANCRQCLVDIPDAGNGRGFPKPQPSCAIEVAEGMVVQTQLTSPVAEKAQRGAMELLLMNHPLDCPVCDKGGECPLQNQAMSNGQGESRFQEQKRTFPKPLPLSTQVLLDRERCVQCARCIRFSDQIAGDPLIEFFERGAKEQVRTAEGKPFNSYFSGNTVQICPVGALTGAAYRFRARPFDLVSTPSACEHCAGGCALRTDHRRGRVTRRLAGNDPQVNEEWNCDKGRWAFTYAQQPDRLKQPLIRNEEGVLVPASWPEALMVAAEGLAKARGKAGVLVGGRVTVEDSYAYAKFARLALGTNDIDFRARPHSAEEAQFLAHAVAGKGIEISYTDLENAPHVLLVGFEPEDESPGVFLRLRKAWRKKGLKVTSIAPFASLGLTKMGGTLIRTAPGAEADAIGDLVGTLAEGTIVLAGERLATVPGALSALVRLAAASAGVRIAWIPRRAGERGAVEAGALPNLLPIGRPVDDESARAEVARAWNVASLPATPGRDTSGILAAARDGELDALVVAGVDPYDLPDPAAALDALEHTPFIVSLEIRASAVTDRADVVLPVAAVQEKGGTFVNWEGRGRSFEAPLKVPGLQSDLAVIANLADRMDVHLGLPDAKAARRELSGLGSWRGSRISAPVALSRTLDLPEQGQALLATWHLLLDEGRLQDGEPYLAGTARPAEALVSEGTAAELGVTDGDKLVVGENVTLPVRVADLPDRVVWVPANSGGCSVTRDLRAVAGDIVTIGSAS, from the coding sequence GTGAACCTGGTGACCCTGACCATCGACGGGTTCCAGGTCAGTGTCCCCAAGGGCACGTTGATCATCAGGGCCGCCGAGCTGCTGGGCATCCAGATCCCCAGGTTCTGCGACCACCCGCTGCTCGACCCGGCCGCCAACTGCCGGCAGTGCCTGGTCGACATCCCCGACGCGGGCAACGGCCGCGGCTTCCCCAAGCCGCAGCCGTCGTGCGCGATCGAGGTCGCCGAGGGCATGGTGGTGCAGACCCAGCTCACCTCCCCGGTCGCCGAGAAGGCGCAGCGCGGGGCCATGGAGCTGCTGCTCATGAACCACCCGCTGGACTGCCCGGTCTGCGACAAGGGCGGCGAGTGCCCCCTGCAGAACCAGGCCATGTCCAACGGCCAGGGCGAGTCCCGCTTCCAGGAGCAGAAGCGCACCTTCCCCAAGCCGCTGCCGCTGTCGACGCAGGTCCTGCTCGACCGCGAGCGCTGCGTGCAGTGCGCGCGCTGCATCCGCTTCTCCGACCAGATCGCCGGTGACCCGCTCATCGAGTTCTTCGAGCGCGGGGCCAAGGAGCAGGTACGCACGGCCGAAGGCAAGCCGTTCAACTCCTACTTCTCCGGCAACACGGTGCAGATCTGCCCGGTCGGCGCGCTCACCGGCGCCGCCTACCGCTTCCGCGCCCGCCCGTTCGACCTGGTCTCCACGCCGAGCGCGTGCGAGCACTGCGCCGGCGGCTGCGCCCTGCGCACCGACCACCGGCGCGGCCGGGTCACCCGCCGCCTGGCGGGCAACGACCCGCAGGTGAACGAGGAGTGGAACTGCGACAAGGGCCGCTGGGCGTTCACCTACGCGCAGCAGCCCGACCGCCTCAAGCAGCCGCTCATCCGCAACGAGGAAGGCGTGCTCGTGCCCGCCTCGTGGCCGGAGGCGCTGATGGTGGCCGCCGAGGGCCTGGCCAAGGCCCGTGGCAAGGCCGGCGTGCTGGTCGGCGGCCGGGTCACGGTCGAGGACTCCTACGCCTACGCCAAGTTCGCCAGGCTCGCGCTCGGCACCAACGACATCGACTTCCGCGCCAGGCCGCACTCCGCCGAGGAGGCGCAGTTCCTGGCGCACGCGGTGGCCGGCAAGGGCATCGAGATCAGCTACACCGACCTCGAGAACGCCCCGCACGTGCTGCTCGTCGGCTTCGAGCCCGAGGACGAGTCGCCGGGCGTCTTCCTGCGCCTGCGCAAGGCGTGGCGGAAGAAGGGCCTCAAGGTCACCTCGATCGCGCCGTTCGCCTCGCTGGGCCTGACGAAGATGGGCGGCACGCTCATCCGCACCGCGCCCGGCGCCGAGGCCGACGCGATCGGCGACCTCGTCGGCACGCTGGCCGAGGGCACGATCGTGCTGGCCGGCGAGCGCCTGGCCACGGTGCCCGGCGCGCTGTCGGCCCTGGTCCGGCTCGCCGCCGCCTCCGCCGGCGTCAGGATCGCCTGGATCCCGCGCCGGGCCGGTGAGCGCGGCGCCGTCGAGGCGGGCGCGCTGCCCAACCTGCTGCCGATCGGCCGCCCCGTGGACGACGAGAGCGCCAGGGCCGAGGTCGCCAGGGCGTGGAACGTGGCCTCGCTGCCCGCCACGCCCGGCCGCGACACCTCCGGCATCCTCGCCGCCGCCCGCGACGGCGAGCTGGACGCGCTGGTCGTCGCCGGGGTCGACCCCTACGACCTGCCGGACCCGGCCGCGGCGCTGGACGCGCTGGAGCACACGCCGTTCATCGTCAGCCTGGAGATCCGCGCCAGCGCCGTCACCGACCGCGCCGACGTGGTCCTGCCCGTCGCCGCGGTGCAGGAGAAGGGCGGCACGTTCGTCAACTGGGAGGGCAGGGGCCGCTCGTTCGAGGCGCCGCTCAAGGTGCCCGGCCTGCAGTCCGACCTCGCCGTGATCGCCAACCTGGCCGACCGCATGGACGTGCACCTGGGCCTGCCTGACGCCAAGGCCGCCCGGCGCGAGCTGTCCGGCCTCGGCTCGTGGCGCGGCAGCCGCATCAGCGCCCCGGTCGCCCTGTCCCGCACGCTGGACCTGCCGGAGCAGGGCCAGGCGCTGCTGGCCACCTGGCACCTGCTGCTCGACGAGGGCAGGCTGCAGGACGGCGAGCCGTACCTCGCGGGCACCGCCCGCCCCGCCGAAGCACTGGTCTCGGAGGGCACCGCCGCCGAGCTGGGCGTCACGGACGGCGACAAGCTCGTCGTCGGTGAGAACGTCACGCTGCCGGTGCGCGTCGCCGACCTGCCCGACCGCGTGGTCTGGGTGCCGGCGAACTCCGGCGGCTGCTCGGTCACCCGTGACCTGCGCGCGGTGGCCGGCGACATCGTCACCATCGGGAGCGCCTCATGA
- the nuoH gene encoding NADH-quinone oxidoreductase subunit NuoH: protein MSPTLENFGHDPLWITIIKAVMLFAFLMLGILFGVWFERKLISRMQHRYGPNRAGKFGLLQSVADGLKMGLKEDIFPRTVDKVLYLLAPVIMVVPAFLAFSIVPFGPVVNLFGVETPLQLVDLPVAVLFMLAMGAVSVYGVVLAGWSSRSPYALLGGLRSAAQVVSYEIAMGLSFVAIFLFAGTLSTSEIVKAQEQTWFAVLLIPSFLVYVICMFGEAARIPFDLPEGEGELVGGFQTEYSSSLKFALIMMGEYLHTFTASGIAVTLFLGGWRAPFPISLWEGANQGWWPVLWFFIKFVLTFCFIVWVRASLPRVRYDQLMSLGWKVLIPVNLAWILLVAAVRNIVVNEGDRTLGIGLGVVIVIGALAIWMRFDTVNQRRKEAKKAQVEAEFEQLSEEPAAGGFPVPPLDLPHYHGVQHKEIPSGTN from the coding sequence ATGAGTCCCACCCTGGAGAACTTCGGCCACGATCCGCTCTGGATCACCATCATCAAGGCCGTCATGCTCTTCGCCTTCCTGATGCTGGGCATCCTGTTCGGCGTCTGGTTCGAGCGCAAGCTCATCTCGCGGATGCAGCACCGCTACGGCCCCAACCGGGCCGGCAAGTTCGGCCTGCTGCAGTCCGTCGCCGACGGTCTGAAGATGGGCCTGAAGGAGGACATCTTCCCGCGGACCGTGGACAAGGTGCTCTACCTGCTCGCGCCCGTGATCATGGTGGTGCCGGCCTTCCTGGCCTTCTCCATCGTGCCGTTCGGGCCGGTGGTGAACCTGTTCGGTGTCGAGACGCCGCTGCAGCTGGTGGACCTGCCGGTGGCGGTGCTGTTCATGCTGGCCATGGGTGCGGTGTCGGTGTACGGCGTGGTGCTGGCCGGGTGGTCGTCGCGCTCGCCGTACGCGCTGCTGGGCGGGCTGCGCTCGGCGGCCCAGGTGGTCTCCTACGAGATCGCGATGGGCCTGTCGTTCGTGGCGATCTTCCTGTTCGCCGGCACGCTGTCCACCTCCGAGATCGTCAAGGCGCAGGAGCAGACCTGGTTCGCGGTGCTGCTCATCCCGTCCTTCCTGGTCTACGTGATCTGCATGTTCGGCGAGGCCGCGCGCATCCCGTTCGACCTGCCCGAGGGCGAGGGCGAGCTGGTCGGCGGGTTCCAGACCGAATACTCCTCGTCGCTGAAGTTCGCGCTCATCATGATGGGCGAGTACCTGCACACCTTCACCGCCTCGGGCATCGCGGTCACCCTGTTCCTGGGCGGCTGGCGGGCGCCGTTCCCGATCTCGTTGTGGGAGGGGGCCAACCAGGGCTGGTGGCCGGTGCTGTGGTTCTTCATCAAGTTCGTGCTCACGTTCTGCTTCATCGTGTGGGTGCGCGCCTCGCTGCCGCGGGTGCGTTACGACCAGCTCATGTCGCTGGGCTGGAAGGTGCTCATCCCGGTCAACCTGGCCTGGATCCTGCTGGTGGCCGCGGTGCGCAACATCGTGGTCAACGAGGGCGACCGGACGCTCGGCATCGGGCTCGGCGTGGTCATCGTGATCGGCGCGCTGGCCATCTGGATGCGCTTCGACACCGTCAACCAGCGGCGCAAGGAAGCGAAGAAGGCGCAGGTGGAGGCCGAGTTCGAGCAACTGTCCGAGGAACCGGCGGCCGGTGGCTTCCCTGTGCCGCCGCTCGACCTGCCGCACTACCACGGGGTGCAGCACAAGGAGATTCCCAGTGGGACTAACTGA
- the nuoI gene encoding NADH-quinone oxidoreductase subunit NuoI — protein sequence MGLTDWLNPVKGFGVTFHTMFKKPVTTNYPEEKKPTAPRFHGRHQLNRWPDGLEKCVGCELCAWACPADAIYVEGADNTEEERFSPGERYGRTYQINYLRCILCGLCIEACPTRALTMTNEYELADTNRESLIYTKEMLLAPLTQGMEQPPHPMRLGETEEDYYRLGRTNG from the coding sequence GTGGGACTAACTGATTGGCTGAACCCCGTCAAGGGCTTCGGGGTCACCTTCCACACGATGTTCAAGAAGCCCGTCACGACGAACTACCCGGAGGAGAAGAAGCCCACGGCTCCTCGCTTCCACGGGCGTCACCAGCTCAACCGCTGGCCCGACGGGCTGGAGAAGTGCGTCGGGTGCGAGTTGTGCGCCTGGGCGTGTCCGGCCGACGCGATCTACGTCGAAGGCGCGGACAACACCGAGGAGGAGCGCTTCTCGCCCGGTGAGCGCTACGGGCGCACCTACCAGATCAACTATCTGCGGTGCATCCTGTGCGGCCTGTGCATCGAGGCCTGCCCGACCCGCGCGCTCACCATGACCAACGAGTACGAGCTCGCCGACACCAACCGCGAGAGCCTCATCTACACCAAGGAGATGCTGCTCGCGCCGCTGACCCAGGGCATGGAGCAGCCGCCGCACCCCATGCGGCTCGGTGAGACCGAAGAGGACTACTACCGGCTGGGGCGGACCAATGGGTGA